From the genome of Uranotaenia lowii strain MFRU-FL chromosome 1, ASM2978415v1, whole genome shotgun sequence, one region includes:
- the LOC129738902 gene encoding facilitated trehalose transporter Tret1-like: MHRSKATFREFLVAAVANISAIGMGTALGWPSPMFANLLSNSTLENPVGYPIVEAEQSWINSILAVGGFFGPFAAGYLADWKGRRLALLLSGPLHLIGWILLVVAKSVAVMIVGRFVLGFGNGWILIALTMYIGEIASDKYRGILGSFLQIGQTLGILYVYCIGPFVSYFVCQWICLAVTILFTVLFYYMPETPHFYVANNLDYKATEVLMYLRDGHSVEDVEQEKELIKKHLHQEQDHQKSNVLRSLFTNRANLRALIISFFLLSFQQWTGIDCILSNSELIFDEANISLAPEISTIMLGIVQVVSCLLTLLFVDRVGRKPVLMSSALGLTVSLGILGAYFMMVQMNDVPQHNISWMPLTGMLAFIAIFNFGFGPVPWAIASEIFAHDVKAVGNMINISVTWILDFLALRFFLLIGETFGLQWSFWIFAIVCAAAFVFTLLCVIETKGLSLQEIQERLGSTKKKPDQ, translated from the exons ATGCATCGGTCAAAGGCAACATTTCGGGAGTTCCTGGTAGCAGCCGTTG CCAATATCTCAGCCATTGGTATGGGGACGGCACTCGGGTGGCCATCGCCGATGTTTGCCAATCTACTAAGCAACTCAACCCTGGAGAATCCGGTTGGCTATCCGATAGTGGAGGCTGAGCAATCGTGGATCAATTCGATTCTAGCGGTGGGTGGCTTTTTTGGGCCCTTTGCTGCAGGATATTTGGCCGATTGGAAAGGTCGCAGGTTGGCGCTTTTGCTGAGTGGGCCGTTACATCTGATAGGCTGGATTTTGCTAGTAGTGGCAAAATCGGTGGCGGTCATGATCGTTGGACGGTTTGTTTTGGGCTTCGGAAACGGTTGGATTTTGATTGCGCTCACTATGTACATTGGAGAAATAGCCAGTGACAAGTACCGCGGAATTCTTGGGTCATTTCTGCAGATAGGTCAAACGT tgggAATACTGTATGTGTACTGCATAGGACCATTCGTGTCCTATTTCGTGTGTCAGTGGATATGCTTGGCTGTTACCATATTGTTCACCGTGCTGTTCTATTACATGCCGGAAACGCCGCACTTCTACGTGGCAAACAATTTGGACTATAAAGCAACAGAGGTGTTGATGTATCTACGTGACGGACATTCAGTGGAAGATGTCGAACAAGAAAAAGAGTTGATTAAGAAACACCTTCACCAGGAACAAGACCACCAGAAGTCCAATGTCTTGCGAAGCCTATTCACAAATCGTGCAAACCTTCGAGCCCTAATAATTAGTTTCTTCCTTCTATCGTTTCAACAATGGACAGGAATAGATTGCATTTTGTCGAATAGTGAGCTGATTTTCGACGAGGCCAACATATCTTTAGCTCCggaaatttcaacaattatGTTGGGTATAGTACAAGTGGTCAGCTGCTTGTTGACGCTTCTATTTGTAGACCGAGTAGGTCGAAAACCAGTTCTGATGAGCTCAGCATTGGGATTGACAGTAAGTCTTGGTATCTTAGGAGCATACTTCATGATGGTCCAAATGAACGATGTCCCGCAGCATAACATATCTTGGATGCCCCTCACGGGAATGCTTGCTTTCATTGCCATTTTCAACTTCGGCTTTGGACCCGTTCCGTGGGCCATTGCTTCGGAAATTTTTGCCCACGACGTTAAGGCAGTAGGGAACATGATCAACATTTCTGTCACGTGGATCCTAGACTTTTTAGCTCTTCGATTCTTCTTACTGATCGGAGAAACCTTTGGCTTGCAGTGGTCGTTTTGGATTTTTGCCATTGTCTGTGCAGCTGCTTTTGTGTTCACACTTCTTTGTGTAATAGAAACCAAAGGTCTAAGTttacaagaaattcaagaacGCCTCGGCAGCACCAAGAAGAAACCTGATCAATAA